Proteins from a single region of Balaenoptera acutorostrata chromosome 16, mBalAcu1.1, whole genome shotgun sequence:
- the DPCD gene encoding protein DPCD isoform X2, producing MAVRGWLESLRAAEKTALLQDVRKWRVKSALGALGQWQIEVGEPALPAAGSLGPELITESNSNPIFMRKDTKMSFQWRIRNLPYPKDVYSVCVDQKERCVVVRTTNKKYYKKFAIPDLDRYQLPLDDSLLSSAHANCTLVISYQKPKEVLVAESELQKELKKVKTAHSSDGDCKTQ from the exons ATGGCGGTGAGGGGTTGGCTGGAGAGTCTGCGGGCGGCAGAGAAGACGGCGCTGCTGCAGGACG TGAGGAAATGGCGTGTGAAGAGTGCCCTGGGCGCCTTGGGCCAGTGGCAgattgaggtgggagagccagcaCTCCCAGCAGCAGGGAGCCTGGGGCCTGAACTCATCACGGAAAGCAATTCCAAT CCCATCTTCATGCGCAAGGACACCAAGATGAGTTTCCAGTGGCGAATTCGAAACCTCCCATACCCTAAGGATGTCTACAGTGTCTGTGTGGACCAGAAGGAGCGCTGTGTTGTCGTCAGAACAACCAACAAAAA GTACTACAAGAAGTTCGCAATACCTGACCTAGACAGATATCAGCTGCCTCTGGATGATTCCTTGCTGAGCTCTGCTCATGCCAACTGCACCCTCGTCATCTCC TACCAGAAGCCAAAGGAGGTCCTAGTAGCTGAGTCAGAGCTGCAGAAGGAGCTGAAGAAGGTAAAGACGGCCCACAGCAGTGATGGGGACTGCAAGACTCAGTAG
- the DPCD gene encoding protein DPCD isoform X1, whose protein sequence is MAVRGWLESLRAAEKTALLQDGRRKVHYLFPDGKEMAEEYDEKTSELLVRKWRVKSALGALGQWQIEVGEPALPAAGSLGPELITESNSNPIFMRKDTKMSFQWRIRNLPYPKDVYSVCVDQKERCVVVRTTNKKYYKKFAIPDLDRYQLPLDDSLLSSAHANCTLVISYQKPKEVLVAESELQKELKKVKTAHSSDGDCKTQ, encoded by the exons ATGGCGGTGAGGGGTTGGCTGGAGAGTCTGCGGGCGGCAGAGAAGACGGCGCTGCTGCAGGACG GGAGAAGGAAGGTGCACTATTTGTTCCCAGATGGGAAGGAAATGGCCGAAGAATATGATGAGAAGACAAGTGAACTACTTG TGAGGAAATGGCGTGTGAAGAGTGCCCTGGGCGCCTTGGGCCAGTGGCAgattgaggtgggagagccagcaCTCCCAGCAGCAGGGAGCCTGGGGCCTGAACTCATCACGGAAAGCAATTCCAAT CCCATCTTCATGCGCAAGGACACCAAGATGAGTTTCCAGTGGCGAATTCGAAACCTCCCATACCCTAAGGATGTCTACAGTGTCTGTGTGGACCAGAAGGAGCGCTGTGTTGTCGTCAGAACAACCAACAAAAA GTACTACAAGAAGTTCGCAATACCTGACCTAGACAGATATCAGCTGCCTCTGGATGATTCCTTGCTGAGCTCTGCTCATGCCAACTGCACCCTCGTCATCTCC TACCAGAAGCCAAAGGAGGTCCTAGTAGCTGAGTCAGAGCTGCAGAAGGAGCTGAAGAAGGTAAAGACGGCCCACAGCAGTGATGGGGACTGCAAGACTCAGTAG
- the POLL gene encoding DNA polymerase lambda isoform X2 produces the protein MDPRGILKAFPKRRKIHTNPSSKALAKIPKREDGEEAGEWLSSVRAHVVPTGIGRARAELFEKQIVQHGGQICPAQAPGVTHIVVDEGMDCERALRLLRLPWLPPGAQLVKSAWLSSCLQERSLVDTAGFSIFIPKRYLDQAQLSKADQDSSTPPGASEAQLRTALSPSPPPTRPVSPSWRAEEVTSLQAQPGSGGETSDGEETQVSAADLEALISGRYPTPLEGDGEPSPAPEGLDKWVCAQPSSQKATNHNHHITEKLEVLAKAYTVQGDKWRALGYAKAINALKSFHKPVTSYQEAFSIPGIGKRMAEKIVEILESGHLRKLDHISESVPVLELFSNIWGAGTKTAQMWYHQGFRSLEDIRNQASLTTQQAIGLKHYDDFLDRMPREEAAEIEQTVREAAQAFNPGLLCVACGSYRRGKATCGDVDVLVTHPDGRSHQGIFSRLLDSLRQREKDTDLERARSPSK, from the exons ATGGACCCCAGGGGCATCTTGAAGGCATTTCCCAAGAGGAGGAAAATTCATACCAATCCATCATCAAAAGCACTTGCAAAGATTCCCAAGAGGGAAGACGGAGAagaagcaggag AATGGCTGAGCTCCGTGCGGGCGCATGTTGTACCCACTGGCATTGGGCGAGCCCGGGCAGAACTCTTTGAGAAGCAGATTGTCCAGCATGGTGGCCAGATATGCCCTGCCCAGGCCCCAGGGGTCACTCACATTGTGGTGGATGAAGGCATGGACTGTGAGCGAGCCCTCCGCCTCCTTAGACTGCCCTGGCTGCCCCCAGGTGCTCAGCTGGTGAAGTCAGCCTGGCTGAGCTCGTGCCTACAGGAGAGAAGCCTCGTGGACACAGCAGGATTCAGCATCTTCATCCCCAAGAG GTACCTGGATCAAGCACAGCTCAGCAAGGCAGACCAAGACTCTTCTACTCCTCCTGGAGCTAGTGAGGCTCAGCTCAGGAcagccctctctccttcccctcctcccaccagacCTGTATCTccttcctggagggcagaggaagTCACAAGCCTCCAAGCACAG CCCGGCTCTGGTGGTGAAACCAGTGATGGGGAAGAGACCCAGGTTAGCGCAGCTGATCTGGAAGCCCTGATCAGCGGCCGCTACCCAACCCCCCTTGAGGGAGATGGTGAGCCTAGCCCAGCCCCTGAGGGCCTGGATAAGTGGGTCTGTGCACAGCCTTCGAGCCAGAAGGCGACCAACCACAACCACCACATCACAGAGAAGCTGGAAGTGCTGGCCAAAGCCTACACTGTTCAGGGGGACAAGTGGAGGGCCCTGGGCTATGCCAAGGCCATTAATGCCCTCAAGAGCTTCCACAAGCCTGTCACCTCCTACCAG GAGGCCTTCAGTATCCCCGGAATTGGAAAGCGGATGGCTGAGAAGATCGTAGAGATCCTGGAGAGTGGGCATCTGCGGAAGCTGGACCACATCAGTGAAAGCGTGCCTGTCTTAGAGCTCTTCTCCAACATCTGGGGAGCTGGAACCAAGACTGCCCAGATGTGGTACCATCAG ggtttccGGAGCCTAGAAGACATCCGAAACCAGGCCTCTCTGACTACCCAGCAGGCCATTGGCCTGAAGCATTACGATGACTTCCTGGACCGCATGCCCAGGGAGGAGGCTGCAGAGATTGAGCAGACA GTCCGGGAAGCAGCTCAGGCCTTCAACCCTGGGCTGCTGTGCGTGGCATGTGGTTCGTACCGACGGGGGAAGGCAACCTGCGGTGACGTGGACGTGCTGGTCACCCACCCAGACGGCCGGTCTCACCAGGGCATCTTCAGCCGCCTCCTGGACAGCCTCCGGCAGCGAG AAAAGGACACAGACCTGGAGAGGGCAAGGTCGCCCAGCAAATAA
- the POLL gene encoding DNA polymerase lambda isoform X1, with the protein MDPRGILKAFPKRRKIHTNPSSKALAKIPKREDGEEAGEWLSSVRAHVVPTGIGRARAELFEKQIVQHGGQICPAQAPGVTHIVVDEGMDCERALRLLRLPWLPPGAQLVKSAWLSSCLQERSLVDTAGFSIFIPKRYLDQAQLSKADQDSSTPPGASEAQLRTALSPSPPPTRPVSPSWRAEEVTSLQAQPGSGGETSDGEETQVSAADLEALISGRYPTPLEGDGEPSPAPEGLDKWVCAQPSSQKATNHNHHITEKLEVLAKAYTVQGDKWRALGYAKAINALKSFHKPVTSYQEAFSIPGIGKRMAEKIVEILESGHLRKLDHISESVPVLELFSNIWGAGTKTAQMWYHQGFRSLEDIRNQASLTTQQAIGLKHYDDFLDRMPREEAAEIEQTVREAAQAFNPGLLCVACGSYRRGKATCGDVDVLVTHPDGRSHQGIFSRLLDSLRQRGFLTDDLVSQEENGQQQKYLGVCQLPGPGRRYRRLDIIVVPYSEFACALLYFTGSAHFNRSMRALAKTKAMSLSEHALSTAVVRDTQGLKVGPGRVLPTPTEKDVFRLLGLPYREPAERDW; encoded by the exons ATGGACCCCAGGGGCATCTTGAAGGCATTTCCCAAGAGGAGGAAAATTCATACCAATCCATCATCAAAAGCACTTGCAAAGATTCCCAAGAGGGAAGACGGAGAagaagcaggag AATGGCTGAGCTCCGTGCGGGCGCATGTTGTACCCACTGGCATTGGGCGAGCCCGGGCAGAACTCTTTGAGAAGCAGATTGTCCAGCATGGTGGCCAGATATGCCCTGCCCAGGCCCCAGGGGTCACTCACATTGTGGTGGATGAAGGCATGGACTGTGAGCGAGCCCTCCGCCTCCTTAGACTGCCCTGGCTGCCCCCAGGTGCTCAGCTGGTGAAGTCAGCCTGGCTGAGCTCGTGCCTACAGGAGAGAAGCCTCGTGGACACAGCAGGATTCAGCATCTTCATCCCCAAGAG GTACCTGGATCAAGCACAGCTCAGCAAGGCAGACCAAGACTCTTCTACTCCTCCTGGAGCTAGTGAGGCTCAGCTCAGGAcagccctctctccttcccctcctcccaccagacCTGTATCTccttcctggagggcagaggaagTCACAAGCCTCCAAGCACAG CCCGGCTCTGGTGGTGAAACCAGTGATGGGGAAGAGACCCAGGTTAGCGCAGCTGATCTGGAAGCCCTGATCAGCGGCCGCTACCCAACCCCCCTTGAGGGAGATGGTGAGCCTAGCCCAGCCCCTGAGGGCCTGGATAAGTGGGTCTGTGCACAGCCTTCGAGCCAGAAGGCGACCAACCACAACCACCACATCACAGAGAAGCTGGAAGTGCTGGCCAAAGCCTACACTGTTCAGGGGGACAAGTGGAGGGCCCTGGGCTATGCCAAGGCCATTAATGCCCTCAAGAGCTTCCACAAGCCTGTCACCTCCTACCAG GAGGCCTTCAGTATCCCCGGAATTGGAAAGCGGATGGCTGAGAAGATCGTAGAGATCCTGGAGAGTGGGCATCTGCGGAAGCTGGACCACATCAGTGAAAGCGTGCCTGTCTTAGAGCTCTTCTCCAACATCTGGGGAGCTGGAACCAAGACTGCCCAGATGTGGTACCATCAG ggtttccGGAGCCTAGAAGACATCCGAAACCAGGCCTCTCTGACTACCCAGCAGGCCATTGGCCTGAAGCATTACGATGACTTCCTGGACCGCATGCCCAGGGAGGAGGCTGCAGAGATTGAGCAGACA GTCCGGGAAGCAGCTCAGGCCTTCAACCCTGGGCTGCTGTGCGTGGCATGTGGTTCGTACCGACGGGGGAAGGCAACCTGCGGTGACGTGGACGTGCTGGTCACCCACCCAGACGGCCGGTCTCACCAGGGCATCTTCAGCCGCCTCCTGGACAGCCTCCGGCAGCGAG GGTTCCTGACGGATGACTTGGTGAGCCAGGAGGAGAATGGCCAGCAGCAGAAGTACTTGGGTGTATGCCAGCTCCCAGGGCCAGGGCGGCGGTACCGACGGCTGGACATCATTGTAGTTCCCTACAGCGAGTTTGCCTGTGCTCTGCTCTACTTTACTGGCTCTGCCCACTTCAACCGTTCCATGCGGGCTCTGGCCAAGACCAAGGCCATGAGCTTGTCGGAGCATGCGCTCAGCACAGCTGTGGTCCGGGACACCCAAGGCCTCAAGGTGGGGCCTGGCCGAGTACTGCCCACCCCCACTGAGAAGGATGTCTTCAGGCTCTTAGGCCTGCCCTACCGAGAACCAGCTGAGCGGGACTGGTGA